GGGCTGATGCTCTTGCTCCCTCCTGTTCTCCCATCAGACGTGGGCAGCCACGTGGGCTGATCTGGGGCAGAGCAGGTCCCATGCCCAGCTGATGATCTTGCTACTCTAGCTCTGCAGCATTCCTGCTGAAAATAGGACAGGACAGGCTCTTCCCGGGACATTTCTCTATCTGAAGAGATGAGCTCCATCCCACGGAGAAACTGGGTGAGCAGGGACAGGATTGCTAGAGCCATGTCTGAAAGTTGTGTTCGAGGAATGAGAGGGGGCTACAAGGGTGCCTGTGGGAGAACCGAGGGAAAAGAGGGCCCCTCTCCTTATCATCAGCATTGCCAGTGGGGGTCTGAGACTGTCTCTTCTGCAGGATCAGTGCACTTGTCACCGTGTGGCCCATTCCCCAGGCCTCTGCTGATGGGTGCTCAGTCTCTTTGCTACCTGCAGAGCTGTTACATGGGGCCTTTCCCACCAGTGTAGTCATGGTACGGGCTTGTCTGTGCCTTGGGCCGAGGGATGGAGAAATCATTCCGGGTGTCGATGGTCTGAAAAGGAAGTGAGAAagtttttactttcaaaaaatggaaaaaaagttacGAAATAGAGATAAAAATACAGGGGGAGGGGGAAACAGAACTGAAGGTTTCCCAAGAGTGTGACTGATGACGCTGCAGAAGATGATTCTGGCAGCAGAAACCAGCTGCTGAGACATGCCTCCAGAGGACATGTGAGGACAGAAGGTGAGCTGCTAGTCCTGGCCAGGCTGTGGGCTGAAGGAGGACTGGTGAACGCACACTGCATCATGCAGGCTGCCACTCTGGGCCTGCACTACCAACCTGTGGTGATGGCTGGTGGGAATACATTCAGGTCATGGGCTGGGAAAAGGAGCAGTCTACTGAGGAAGGGTCACAGACTATTGCAGGAACTGTGCTCAAAGAGGGGACTTCTTATGTGATGTCACATCAAGAATTATTGAAAACCAAAACCTGAGATTTTGCCTTGGGTCCCTCTTGCCTCCCATGGTCACAGGCAAACCCTCCCCCAGCCACAGGCACCTCCATAAGCACACATCCTGGAATCACCTAGCTTCACGGGAAGCATCcacctgcttctgcagagcctgctATGTGCCCATCTGGCTTtgccccttctccccttccagTCAACCCCTGGACTGCAGCCTGCTTCTGGTGAAATGGGTGAAAAGGGGTGTGAACTTACCTTcagctgaaaatgagaagagTACGGGGAGTAGCTGGGGTCTTCCCTGTCTCCTGAGTCACAAGACAAAATGGGGGAAAAGGTAGTGAGTTAGCGTCACTTGGTAGCTCAGAAATACCACACCAAGGGAGACTTAAGAGCCTGCAACTATGTTAGCAGCTGATTTTAGTTTAACCAAACTCGATGCAATATGCAGGCAGGAATGCATTAAAATCCGTGGGTGAGTTTCTTATTAAACATTTCCTTATGAAATCAGGACTGAATAGTATTGCAAATAATAGGACATAGGTGGCCTTGGAGTTTAGACCACCTCCTGTTGTCTCACGATTACTCTCCTCCGCTCTGGCCAAATCCCTCCAAAGGGCATTCACAAAACCCCCTCTGTAGTACCCCCTGAGAGAGCACATCCTTTCTCTGCTATTCTTTGACAAACCAGGAGGTCTGACTGCAGTGGACAAATGTGATCTCAACAGCAGATCACTGGGATCTGCTGAGAATCATACTATTCACAAGGAGTACAGTCACACCTCCCCTCCATAGCTTTGGAATGTCTCAGctgataaaatgttttgctttgtcccAGTAGGGATGAGACTTAGATAGCAAAGTAAGACCTCCTTGCCTCCTTTTTGGatgtgggattttatttttaaatggataatGGGAACAAGAtctgaactggaagaaaaaatctcCTAGGTATAACTTGGAGAGGTCCCAGGTGCAAAAGCATTGCTaagagacaaacaaaaaactgtccTGAATTTTTACCTGGACTTTCCAGACATAATAGAGTCATAGGAAATTACCTCTCAGCCTGACACACCAGGACACTCAGTCACTCCTCCTACACATCTGTGGTTTCTGCTTTGGTCCTTACTCTTTTCCCTGGTCTGTCTAGAGCTCcatttccatttgcatttcGTCATCAGTCtgaaacttttctctttcttacctCTAAATTATTCATCATCTTCAAGTCTTGTCTTGTAGCCCTCCTACCTTTTTTAACTCATAAGTGGTGCATGCATGCTCAGGGTTGAGGGAGAGTGCAGTCAATCAATTCATCATACCTCGCACAATTTCATCTTGGGTGTAGGCACGGTTGTCCACTCCAGTAGTCTGCTTTATGAATGTGGGCTGGCAGAAGTCATTGTCTGGAGGGTAGTCCTCCAGCTTCAGAGGGGCAGTGAGGAAGCAGATTTCAGGGACAATATACATTATCAAGAAGATCCATCCATTGGACACCAGAGCAATGGCCACAACAGGATCATCCCAGGCAGGTTTATTTAAAAGTTGATTGCCTTTTGTGAGCATAGTGATCCACACAACCCAAATGGCAATGGAGAACAGGACAGTGACAAAGATGTGTGCCCCGTGTCTCTTCCAGCTCTTGTATGGCCCACAGAATGTGAACATGGACATCAGGAAGGTCAAAGCCATCAGGAAGAGCACGTAGATCAGAAGCATGGCAAAGTCCTTGTTGGCCTGCTCTGAAAGCATAAGCAGAAAATCATCTCTGTAATTTACTAGCATGGTGACTAGGTACTCAATGTTGATCACAATTTGCACGAGGGCAAAGGAAACAATGAGTAGCAGCAACACCAGCCAGGAGAagggcttttttcctctcactaGTCTGATGAGGTTGAAGGCATGGGTGAGAAGGCTGGAGAAGCAGAGTGCAAAGAGGACTCCAAATAGGAAGAAGCGAGTGGGGCGagtattttcattgcttttaatgATGAAGGCAAAAGTGAGACCAAAAATGCCGAGTGTTCCTAAGAGGAAGAAGAAGTAAATGGAGATCATGTGCCTCTTGTTGTTGTCTTGGACTTTacagatgaggaagaagagggagcaGATGAGGAAAATGGTGACGAGGACTCCAACTGTAGCCAGTGACTCCAGGACAATCCCCCAGGCCTGCTCCATGTCACAGAGCAGGTAGTAGTCAGAATGGATGCTGCCGCAGCCTCGGGGAACTGGCGTCGCCATCCTGGTGCCTTCTTGAACAACCCCACTGGGAAATGTTTCCTCGAAGctgtagaaagagaaaagtcacAGGCTGTTGCATCAACcacctgggtgctgcagcactggggaaggagaggacagATGTCCATCCCCACCTCACCAGGCAAGGACACGACAGTGCTAAGGACACggggctgtggcagcagagctgtcccCTTGTTTGGCTCTGGCTCTCTATCAAAGGCAAGCCAAGCCCCTTAGCAGGAGGCGATTCACCTTACAAGTCCTCTGCACTGTGCACAAGGTTGTGCAATGCTGCAGGagtgtgggcagcaggaggaaggtgaGGCCCTTTTGCAGGTGTTAGCCTGGCGCCCTGTGGCACTGAGACTGAGCTGCCTTGTCACTTTTGTCCCAGGTGATACAAGAGCATGTGTTAATCATGATACAATTTACACTCTTTTGACAAGTGCAAACAACAGCAGTACCCGGTACTAGTGAGCTCCAAAGATGAGCAATACAGAACAGGAAACTCTCCttagtttgttttccctctaTTACTTTCTCTGAAACACTTGTGGCTTTTGTTTATGGGTATGAGTGAAAGGAAGCTTTAACTGCCTTTTATCCTGCAGATAACTAACTTGGATGCCTCCAGCACAACTCTTCTCAGTGCAatttaaatagcaaataaaggaaaatattgggGTTGTTCcacctggaaaagagaaggctccggggagatTTTATAgcagtcttccagtacctaaaaggggccTACCGGAAATCTGGGGAGGGGCTCttctatcagggagtgtagggatatgacaaagggtaatggctttaaactaaaagggagtacgtttagattagatattcagaagttCTTTACTACaagggtgatgaggcactggcacaggttgcccagagaagctgtggatgccccattctTGGCAATGTTCAAAGCCAAGCTGGAtagggctttgggcaacctggtatgttgggaggtgtccctgcccatggaaagggtgtggaattagatggtctttaaggtcacttctaacccaaaccattctgtgattctatgactctaagATTCTATGAAACTAACCATGAACCCCAAGCTCACAGTCCTCCTTCTTCAGGGTAGTGCAGCAATAAGAACTATTCCAAATATCTCAGCCCCCTCCCGAAATTATTGCCTTGTGTAGCTAAAGGCCTGACATGTCAGAGCTAATATTGTCATTACGTGAGAAGTAACCAACAAGTTACTGCTCAAGGAGTCCATGAGTCAAGGGTGCACACAGTCTTTCAACACACCTAGCGTGTTCCTGCTGTCTCATCACGAAGAGTTCAGTGCTGGCTGAGTAAGCCTGGTTTAAGCCTGTCTCGCCAGGGGATCAAAGGGCTGTTTAGGTGAGCTCTGCCCATCACCATGGGGAATTAAGTTGCCTACTTCTTTGGGAGCCTGAAGCATGTGCAGAAACCACTGCAAGAGGACATTGGACACTTTATTGCCCATTATGCAGGCACTGAGTGAACTTAGATCCCAGTGGCAGGTAGTGCTTTGTAGGTCCAAATTGTTCAGTTAGATCCAGTCTCTAAAATCTCTCAAAATAGGAGTTTAGACACAATAGCAGCATGAAACATGGGAAAATCTGGCCTTAATGGTGACCTGCACTGGAAAGCCAaggtctttcttttctgatatatcaacaaaaaaaaaagttgatctTGCTTGCTGTGCCATTTACCTTGATTTTCCCCCTCCAGAACAACATACTGCAATTACAAGGCTAGTGTTAAGACACATTCTGGGGAGAGGAGGTTGAGTCTTCAATAAATGGCAGCTGACCTAACCAAGGGATAAATGAAGGGGGAAAACATCACTGACTGACTCCCAGCCCCACATACACCTCAATGTTACCTGATTAGAAATGGTGAAATATATTTCCAGCTTTTAACCTCATTCTGTTAAAGGAGATGTGCAGCTCTTCAAAAAGCTGGCtacaataaaatgcaaagtatgCGGGAGCTCTGGAATCTTGTGGAGAGAATGACGGTGAATAATACATGCAAAAGTTTTTGCAAATCATTATTCATAACATTATGGGGATTTACAGTCACTTGTACAAATAGTTGAGAGTTATCTTGACATttgtgaaaaatgaataatgaatcTTTTTGAAAAACTAGAGAGCAAATGCTACAATTTTAtccacagaaagctgctgttgaTCAGATCAGTTTGTCTATTCCCAGCTCCGACAGGTCCAGACCAATGCCGGCTGTCGGGGCAGGTAGAGAGCCCAGAGAGCCAACGAGACCCCAGGGCAGCACAGAGCGCACACCTAGCTGTGGGACCTGTCTGATGCTTACTGCAAGTGGTGCTTGCCACACCACCAGCTGTTTGTTCCAGGCACTTGGAACAAACAGGATGTAGAGAACCTTCCTGTCTTGGAGAACTGGGCCacttactgttatttttactcctttttcttttttcccaggaTGGATGGCGTACGAGATATGAAGAGTCTCTGCCCTGTCTCCCTCTCCCCAGAAGCTGAGCCTGCCCATCTGGCACCTACATGAATCTCCAGGATTTCCAGGGGCTCTGCAGTCTGTGCAAGGAAGCCTGTGCTGCGGTAACTTCACTACTGCTGCATCTGCATCACAGCTCACCCCAAACTGTGGTCCTCACTGTAGTGCTGAGTCTTCTCCCTCCAGCCTGAGCCTGTTCTCTCATTGACACTCGTGCATAAAATATGCCCATCCAGCCACAAATTTCAAATCACATCCCAGCAAAGTCTGTCATAactcccccagctccagctggcagtCCCAGGTTAGAGTCAGGGGTGGGAGGCATTCTCTGTTTGCCATGGCACCCCACGcaccctcctctcccacccctaTATCCGTGGTCCTGCACGCCATCCCACCCTGGGCGCACAGCATGGGTCCACTCTGGATCCTGTAGGACATTGCCTGGAATTACCTTTGTGGGTCCTGCCCggagaaggcagcagagaggctCCAGCTGGAAGAGGCCACCTCCCAGCACACCAGTAACACAGTCACCTCCTCTCCTGTGACCCCAgtggagcagcagccctgcgCTTGCGCTCCCTGGGAGCTTTAAAAGCTGGAGGGCTGTGGAGGTGTGGCTGAGCACACCTATTCCAGTTCCACTACCTCTCCGACGCTGCTATGAAAATACGGTCCCCGTGCCAGGAAATGAAGTCTGGGCTCCTGACGTCAGCGGGGCAGTCACCCCTGCGGCAGGGTGGGGATGGAGCCTGTCCCAGCCCAGGGTCTGGGCCGAATGCTGCTCAGCCAAGCGTCTGATAAGGCGCTCCTCTGTCTGACTCCTGGCACCTGTAGAGGAGGGCCATGGCTATGAACAGAAGCGTGTCCCCTGTCTGCTCTAAGCCCTTTGCCTGGGTGCATGCTTTCTTGCCAGATAACTGCTTTCGAGGTGGACATGGAGGAGGTCTCAGGATGCAAATGGCCCCATAGCACCTGGAGGAAGAGCAGCTGCAAGCCTGGCTCCAGGGACAGTTTCTCTGGGAAAGGTCCCAGTCTCTTGCTGGGACCTGCATCCGTGCGTGGGCACACGTCCTGCTCTCTCTCCTCTCATCACTTCCACGGGTGCCAGAGAGAGCCATGTGCTGCTTCCCAAGGGCAGCTTGCCTTTCCCGGGGCCTcgctctgcccagccctgctctctggcagtgcagctctgcctgctcgCAGGCACTGAGTCATGTTGTCCAAGGTGCTGGCCCAAATGGTGAAGGCAATGACAAATTCCCCCTTGCTCCACATTGTGCCTCTGGCCTGACACACCTACCAGCACAAATCCATTCAAAGCCAGGGGGGTATCGTCAATGGGTTCGTGACTTCATCTACTGCTTCAAAAGTTACTCACTGGgagtattttattattctgaTTAAAGAAATGACATTTGGGCCTATCCACACCAAGCCCCTAAGTCTGGAAGTCCCTCCCACCCCATGAAGGACATGATCCTTCCCAGCACTGTGGGAGTGGCAGCAAATGCCTGTGCGGAGGTCTGGGTACCAGTGGCTACCTCACCTGCATGTTCGTTCTTACTCGCTTAGTCTGGAGTCCCtggtttatttcatttgaatgtTGCACATGGAGATACCCACAAGCCATgtacaaatgtgtttttctgagtCCTCTTTTGCACACTCCCTAGAAGCAGACGGGGGACTGCAGGGATGCCTGGCTCCTGGAGTGAATGGCAACACTTGGGGCAGCCGCTGTGGGGTGGGCTGCTCCTCGTGGCcttcctgctttcatttcactggaaaaagcTGAGGCTTCTCAGGAAAGAGCATAGCGGGtttctttatataaaattaatcttaaCTTGAAAGTAGGTCCCAGGCTCAGTGGGCCAGCCAAGAGGAGGCAGCTGTGAAAAatgagaggaggaaagaagggggTGATGGAGAGGAGTTTAGCTCTGGCTCAGTGGGACCCAGCTGGTCTAGGAAGAAATCCCTAGAAGCTTTCAAAGGTCACCGGTCACTCACCAACCCATTTGCATCTTGTCAGAGCACATTATGGATTGTCAGCTACTTTGCTACATTTACACAGACACACAAGACCCCATGGAAGTCAGCACGTCAAATTATATCAGGTTTGTGggtaaaaaatgaagaaaagataaGAAGATTAACACTGACATTTTCCAGAATGCCTGAGAAATCCTTGTGAGTCAGTCATCAAACACACTCTGTACTTTCAAGATACTAACTAATACATAGGGCTGGATTTTTACAAAACATCCCAAGTGACCAAGGAGTCCAAGGGCTGCTGAACTGTGGCAGAGTGAGAAGTGGTGGCCCATGCCCTCATGCTGTGCTGAGGAGGGTGGAGAAGCGTCACCAGTCTACATGAGAGCTTGCAAATGGCATGATGGTCACACTGGAATGGTGAGGTGACTGTCACCTCACTTTAGGGATGGGATGCAACTTGCAGATAGAGGCACCTAAATTTAGATGTTTATGGGTTATTACCTAATTGTGAGCTGGGTGTCTCAGAACTCATTTGAGATGCCACAGGGTATATTTCCAGCGGCTGCTCCAGGAGCACATACATGGATTTCCCATACCTCCTGTATCAGAtctggcagctctgtgcagatGTTTTGGATATCCTAAGGCATCTCAAAACACCTTAGTAAGAGTACATTTTTCCACTGAGTACTGATGTTCCACCAACTATTTCAGAGCTGAGATGTCCGGCTTATATGTAGGCACCTGGGTGTAGATGTTCACCATATGGACTTCATTCTGGCACATCAACACTGATAAATATGTCAAGGTACTGTAGAGTAACTGAGTCACCACCACAGGGCTGGCATATGGGATACAAGAGCTGTGGGAAGCTACCCTTCTGGAGCATCTGCTGACACTGGATAACCCAGGGGATCTCAGACAGCAGTAGTGTGTAGTCAACTGAATTGAGTCCCAGGTGTCTACAGAGTAGCCTTCTTCATGTGAGCCTGTTGTCCAGATTGCCACTGTGGctggtgaagaaaaagaaacacttccaGTGGAGTTTCAGTTGACCTGCTCTGGATGAAACAAATCACACCTAAGAAGTACTATTTTCCCTCCATCAGAGAGAAGGTGAGATAAGAAGTAAGGTAATTAATTCAGATATAGATCTTTATACCTGTCGTCTGAATTGCATACCAAGCCTCCAAAATCATTGCAACACAAGACAGTAGCAAAAAACTGGTGATGTTGGCAGGTCCCTTGGGTTGGGAGGCTGTTGGTAGCAAGTCGGTTTGCTTTGGCCATAGCATGGGCCTGGAAAGCCAAGCTGGCTGCCGGTGAatgggagggagcagcagctgggttaCCCCTCTGTGTTGGCTCTactcttttccccttctctgatCCTGAGGTGCCAATGCCTGGTGCTGCCCACAGTGCCCTGAAGCCCAGGGCcaaccctgctccaccagctTCAGCATGGAGCCATCTGCCAAGGGCAGAGCACTGCAGCCCCTCTCATCACAGCCAGGTCTGGAGGAGAGAGCGTGCCTAGGAGGTTCAGGGAGTGAATTTGTAACTTCTATAAAACCAAGTAATAAAGCAATTAGACACACGGGGAGAGACGGTGCTTGGTGCTCTGGAATGTGTCTAAATGACGTGTATTTTTGGTCAGTGATATTCGCTGAGTTGTGAATGTGTTTGTGTCATTCCTTCTGCTTAGCCACCTGTGCAGTATGTTGACAACACAAGAGCAGACTTTCTCCTTGAAAA
This is a stretch of genomic DNA from Cygnus atratus isolate AKBS03 ecotype Queensland, Australia chromosome 1, CAtr_DNAZoo_HiC_assembly, whole genome shotgun sequence. It encodes these proteins:
- the GPRC5A gene encoding retinoic acid-induced protein 3, with translation MATPVPRGCGSIHSDYYLLCDMEQAWGIVLESLATVGVLVTIFLICSLFFLICKVQDNNKRHMISIYFFFLLGTLGIFGLTFAFIIKSNENTRPTRFFLFGVLFALCFSSLLTHAFNLIRLVRGKKPFSWLVLLLLIVSFALVQIVINIEYLVTMLVNYRDDFLLMLSEQANKDFAMLLIYVLFLMALTFLMSMFTFCGPYKSWKRHGAHIFVTVLFSIAIWVVWITMLTKGNQLLNKPAWDDPVVAIALVSNGWIFLIMYIVPEICFLTAPLKLEDYPPDNDFCQPTFIKQTTGVDNRAYTQDEIVRGDREDPSYSPYSSHFQLKTIDTRNDFSIPRPKAQTSPYHDYTGGKGPM